A region of Flavobacterium album DNA encodes the following proteins:
- a CDS encoding fumarate reductase/succinate dehydrogenase flavoprotein subunit, which produces MLDSKIPAGELSQKWTKYKDQLKLVAPNNRPKIDIIVVGTGLAGASAAASLGEMGYNVKAFCFQDSPRRAHSIAAQGGINAAKNYQNDGDSVYRLFYDTIKGGDYRAREANVHRLAEVSGNIIDQCVAQGVPFARDYGGMLDNRSFGGTQVQRTFYAAGQTGQQLLLGAYSALSRQIGQGNVQMYNRHEMLDIVKVGGKARGIIARNLITGELERHSAHAVIIASGGYGNVYFLSTNAMGSNVTAAWKIHKKGAYFANPCFVQIHPTCIPVHGTNQSKLTLMSESLRNSGRIWVPKKKEDAEAIRAGKLKPTQIAEEDRDYFLERRYPAFGNLVPRDVASRAAKERCDAGFGIENNDTQEGVYLDFSSEIISKGKQSAYAAGNHNPTDEEVIKLGKAWIEEKYGNLFQMYQKITDENPYETPMKIYPAVHYTMGGVWVDYNLQSTIPGCFVAGEANFSDHGANRLGASALMQGLADGYFVLPYTVSDYLAGDIRTGKIPTNTPEFDEAENSVRSSIEKFLNNNGTKTVDHFHKKLGHIMWNKVGMARNGQGLTEAVREIDELRKEFYRDVYVPGGAYELNPELEKALRVADFMELGQLMAMDALQRRESAGGHFREEYQDAEGETLRDDVNFNFVGAWEYGGSDINAETLHKEVLNYEYIKIAARNYK; this is translated from the coding sequence ATGTTAGATTCTAAGATACCCGCAGGGGAACTATCCCAGAAATGGACCAAATATAAAGACCAACTTAAGCTTGTTGCCCCAAACAACAGGCCTAAGATCGATATCATCGTGGTAGGTACCGGCCTTGCAGGCGCTTCGGCTGCCGCATCGCTTGGAGAAATGGGCTACAATGTAAAGGCTTTCTGCTTCCAGGATTCACCACGCCGTGCGCACTCTATTGCTGCACAGGGTGGTATCAATGCTGCTAAGAATTACCAAAACGACGGGGACAGCGTTTACAGGCTGTTTTACGACACTATAAAAGGAGGCGACTACCGTGCGCGTGAGGCAAACGTACACCGCCTTGCGGAGGTTTCCGGAAACATTATCGACCAGTGTGTGGCGCAGGGGGTTCCTTTTGCGCGCGACTACGGCGGGATGCTGGACAACCGCTCTTTCGGAGGTACACAGGTACAGCGCACATTCTACGCCGCAGGGCAAACGGGACAGCAGCTGCTGCTTGGAGCCTACTCGGCATTGTCAAGGCAAATCGGCCAGGGCAACGTACAGATGTACAACCGCCACGAAATGCTCGACATCGTAAAAGTGGGGGGCAAGGCACGCGGCATCATTGCGCGTAACCTTATCACCGGCGAACTGGAAAGGCATTCGGCGCATGCCGTGATCATTGCATCGGGCGGCTACGGAAACGTTTATTTCCTTTCTACCAATGCGATGGGCTCTAACGTAACTGCCGCATGGAAAATCCACAAAAAAGGCGCTTACTTTGCCAACCCATGCTTCGTACAGATCCACCCTACCTGTATCCCGGTACACGGCACCAACCAATCGAAACTGACACTGATGTCGGAATCGCTGCGTAACTCGGGCCGTATATGGGTGCCTAAAAAGAAAGAAGATGCTGAGGCTATCCGTGCAGGAAAGCTGAAGCCAACACAAATAGCAGAAGAGGACAGGGATTACTTCCTTGAAAGAAGGTACCCTGCCTTTGGTAACCTGGTACCGCGCGATGTGGCTTCGAGGGCCGCAAAAGAGCGTTGTGATGCCGGTTTCGGTATTGAAAACAACGACACGCAGGAAGGTGTTTACCTTGATTTCTCTTCGGAGATCATCAGCAAAGGGAAACAATCGGCCTATGCTGCCGGTAACCACAATCCGACCGATGAAGAAGTTATTAAATTAGGTAAAGCATGGATCGAGGAGAAATACGGCAACCTTTTCCAGATGTACCAAAAGATCACCGATGAGAATCCGTATGAAACCCCGATGAAGATCTATCCTGCGGTACATTATACCATGGGTGGCGTTTGGGTTGATTACAACCTTCAGAGCACCATACCGGGCTGCTTCGTGGCAGGTGAGGCCAACTTCTCCGACCACGGCGCGAACCGCCTGGGCGCATCTGCGCTGATGCAGGGCCTTGCGGACGGCTATTTCGTATTGCCTTATACCGTTTCCGATTACCTTGCTGGCGATATCCGTACCGGTAAGATCCCGACGAATACACCGGAATTTGACGAGGCAGAGAATAGCGTAAGGAGCAGCATAGAGAAATTCCTCAACAACAACGGAACGAAGACGGTTGACCATTTCCATAAAAAGCTGGGCCACATTATGTGGAACAAAGTGGGCATGGCGCGCAATGGACAGGGACTTACAGAAGCCGTTCGCGAAATTGACGAGCTAAGGAAAGAATTCTACAGGGATGTATATGTACCTGGTGGCGCTTACGAGCTGAACCCTGAGCTGGAAAAGGCGCTTCGTGTAGCCGACTTTATGGAACTTGGCCAGCTAATGGCTATGGATGCCCTGCAGCGTAGGGAATCGGCAGGAGGGCACTTCCGTGAGGAATACCAGGATGCAGAGGGCGAAACGCTTCGTGACGACGTGAACTTTAATTTTGTTGGCGCGTGGGAATAC